Proteins co-encoded in one Arachis hypogaea cultivar Tifrunner chromosome 11, arahy.Tifrunner.gnm2.J5K5, whole genome shotgun sequence genomic window:
- the LOC112722649 gene encoding calcium sensing receptor, chloroplastic: protein MEISAIMASATPRPSLPIPTPSSSSSSSSSTLVSNSKLPLLKRSSHITLPTSTTISLLALFSPPHEAKAALTIPKDQIVSSLNDVEKTIDQVQVVGSSFLDAAQRVLEIVGNALKPGIDAAMPIVQQAGEEALKIASPAISEASKKAQEALQSTGVDPQPVITAAKTVVDTAQQTTKVIEGAKPIASATVETISSSDPTVIAGTAGALFIAYLLLPPIWSAITFNFRGYKGELTPAQTLDLISTQNYFMIDIRSEKDKDKAGVPRLPSSAKNRMIAIPLEELPSKLRGLVRNVKKVEAELAALKISYLKKINKGSNIVIMDSYSDSAKIVARTLTSLGFKNTWIVADGFSGNKGWLQSRLGTDSYFSSFAEVLSPSRVIPAAVRGFGTTSQSSAKLLPGAD from the exons ATGGAGATTAGTGCCATCATGGCTTCAGCAACTCCAAGACCTTCTCTTCCAATTCcaactccatcttcttcttcttcttcttcttcttcaacattagTCTCAAACTCCAAGTTGCCATTGTTGAAGCGTTCATCACACATAACACTTCCAACCTCAACTACCATTTCACTTCTCGCACTCTTTTCACCACCCCATGAAGCCAAAGCAGCTCTCACCATCCCCAAGGACCAGATTGTCTCTTCTCTCAACGAT GTGGAGAAGACGATTGATCAGGTTCAGGTGGTGGGTTCGAGTTTCCTTGATGCGGCACAGCGTGTTTTGGAGATTGTGGGGAATGCTTTGAAGCCTGGAATCGATGCGGCGATGCCGATTGTGCAGCAGGCTGGGGAGGAGGCCTTGAAGATAGCTTCCCCTGCCATCTCTGAAGCTTCCAAGAAGGCACAAGAAGCACTCCAAAGCACTGGTGTTGATCCCCAACCTGTCATCACTGCTGCCAAG ACAGTCGTGGACACTGCACAACAAACAACCAAGGTGATTGAAGGTGCGAAGCCAATAGCTTCGGCGACAGTTGAAACAATATCTTCTTCAGATCCTACTGTGATTGCTGGAACAGCTGGAGCACTCTTTATTGCGTACCTCTTACTTCCTCCAATTTGGTCTGCCATCACCTTCAACTTCCGTGGTTACAAAG GTGAGCTTACGCCTGCTCAAACCCTCGATCTGATATCAACACAAAACTACTTCATGATTGATATTAGGTCAGAGAAAGATAAGGACAAGGCCGGTGTTCCCCGCCTTCCGTCTAGTGCGAAAAACAGAATGATTGCCATTCC ATTGGAAGAACTACCAAGCAAGCTCAGAGGACTTGTTAGGAATGTGAAGAAAGTGGAAGCTGAACTAGCAGCTTTGAAGATTTCTTACTTGAAGAAAATCAACAAAGGCTCCAACATTGTGATCATGGACTC GTACTCGGACTCGGCGAAAATAGTAGCAAGAACATTAACGAGCCTCGGTTTCAAGAACACGTGGATTGTGGCAGACGGGTTCTCGGGGAACAAAGGGTGGTTACAGAGTAGACTTGGAACAGATTCTTATTTCTCTTCGTTTGCAGAGGTGTTGTCTCCATCAAGAGTCATCCCTGCAGCTGTTAGAGGTTTTGGAACAACCTCCCAATCAAGTGCCAAGCTTCTTCCTGGAGCTGAttga